One genomic segment of Candidatus Methanoperedens sp. includes these proteins:
- a CDS encoding helix-turn-helix domain-containing protein: MSKEELLFELLANKYSRAIISLTSIKECSAIQLSQELEIPLATVYRKLKLLESTGLIQHVKTIINLQGNEEKYYRCAIREAVVHINGGELSLDLKKEDRSEKIIRLWKRLAHPDKEDVVPSR; the protein is encoded by the coding sequence ATGAGCAAAGAAGAGTTGCTTTTTGAGCTCCTGGCAAATAAGTACTCACGAGCAATAATATCCCTGACATCCATAAAAGAATGTTCAGCCATCCAATTGAGCCAGGAACTCGAAATACCGCTTGCAACTGTGTACAGGAAGCTTAAGCTTCTGGAAAGTACGGGGCTCATTCAGCATGTGAAGACGATCATAAATCTTCAGGGTAACGAGGAGAAATATTATCGCTGTGCAATTCGCGAGGCTGTGGTGCATATCAATGGAGGAGAGCTTTCTCTCGACCTTAAGAAAGAAGATCGTAGCGAAAAGATCATCAGACTATGGAAAAGGCTCGCTCATCCAGATAAGGAAGATGTCGTGCCAAGTCGCTGA
- a CDS encoding ABC transporter ATP-binding protein, with protein sequence METIIELQDVWKIYRMGEVEVTALSGINLAIKRGEAVAITGPSGCGKSTMLNMIGCLDMPTRGKVLLEKRDISEFKRDELARIRGKKIGFVFQTFNLYPTLTALENIRLPMRIHEFSEREVEEISQNLLATVGLVDRGYHFPAQLSGGQQQRVAIARALSTGPSILLADEPTGNLDTKAGSEIMEVFKRLNSEGLTMVMITHDPRIAGYAGRVVKMLDGKIVGEA encoded by the coding sequence ATGGAAACTATAATAGAATTGCAAGACGTCTGGAAAATTTACCGCATGGGAGAAGTTGAGGTAACTGCGCTTTCCGGGATAAACCTTGCAATCAAAAGAGGCGAAGCAGTTGCAATAACAGGACCAAGCGGATGCGGCAAATCAACGATGTTAAACATGATAGGCTGCCTGGATATGCCTACCCGGGGAAAAGTTTTGCTTGAAAAAAGGGACATATCGGAATTCAAGAGGGATGAACTTGCCCGCATAAGAGGCAAGAAAATCGGATTTGTATTCCAGACTTTTAACCTGTATCCTACACTGACAGCTCTTGAGAACATCCGGCTCCCCATGAGAATTCATGAGTTCTCTGAAAGAGAGGTAGAAGAGATATCGCAAAACCTTCTGGCTACTGTCGGATTGGTGGATCGCGGATATCATTTCCCTGCCCAGCTATCGGGCGGGCAGCAGCAGAGAGTGGCAATAGCTCGTGCTCTCTCTACAGGTCCTTCTATCCTCCTGGCTGATGAGCCTACAGGGAATCTTGACACAAAGGCAGGCAGTGAAATTATGGAGGTATTCAAACGCTTGAACAGCGAAGGGTTGACCATGGTGATGATAACTCACGACCCGAGAATAGCGGGATATGCAGGAAGAGTTGTGAAAATGCTGGATGGGAAAATAGTAGGTGAAGCATGA
- a CDS encoding VTT domain-containing protein — translation MTLFDLFISYGMIGLFIISIISSIIPIPTEPVVFGLLGIGGNPDLIFIILTSGSILGASAGYFMGKHGLTKIIQFRNKENDRKIQMYFHRHGALLLLISPWIPLVVDLAPIAAGIENYDSKRFLIVISIANIIKSIGIVFLSISIINWWTLFMK, via the coding sequence ATGACATTATTCGATTTATTCATATCTTATGGCATGATCGGGCTTTTTATCATTAGCATTATTTCATCTATCATACCAATACCTACAGAGCCAGTAGTTTTTGGGCTGCTTGGTATTGGAGGAAATCCTGATCTGATATTCATAATTTTGACATCTGGCTCAATACTCGGAGCATCTGCAGGTTATTTTATGGGAAAACATGGACTTACAAAAATTATCCAGTTTCGTAATAAGGAAAACGACAGAAAGATACAGATGTATTTTCATAGGCATGGTGCATTGCTCCTTTTAATTTCACCATGGATTCCTCTTGTGGTTGACCTTGCTCCTATTGCGGCTGGAATAGAAAACTATGACTCAAAACGGTTCTTGATCGTGATTTCAATTGCAAATATTATTAAGAGCATAGGAATTGTTTTTCTATCTATCAGTATAATTAACTGGTGGACGTTATTTATGAAATAA
- a CDS encoding ATP-binding cassette domain-containing protein: MNLLEPIIEVRDLTKVFLARRAKITAVDNVSFDIFKGEIFGMIGPNGAGKSTAFAMMTTLIKPTRGSIKVAGFDVEKEDDRIRTFIGIVPQKLSLYPDLTARENLELMGNLYDVPRKVKEERIEYYLKLVNLETHAERLTGGFSGGMKQRLSVISAVIHDPQIIFWDEPTTGLDPQTRQAIWKLARKFNKEGKTLIFTTHYMDEADKLCDRVAIMNAGKLMALDTPENLKKASNSTSLEEVFIHLTGEEIRD, translated from the coding sequence TTGAACTTATTGGAACCTATTATTGAGGTCAGGGATCTTACCAAGGTTTTCCTCGCAAGAAGGGCGAAGATAACGGCAGTGGATAATGTCAGTTTCGATATATTCAAAGGCGAGATCTTTGGTATGATAGGGCCCAACGGGGCGGGCAAATCCACCGCATTCGCCATGATGACCACGTTAATAAAACCCACAAGAGGCAGTATAAAAGTTGCAGGTTTTGATGTTGAAAAAGAGGATGACAGGATAAGAACCTTCATAGGTATAGTTCCCCAGAAACTCAGCCTTTACCCTGACCTTACAGCCAGGGAGAACCTGGAGCTTATGGGAAACCTTTATGACGTGCCCAGAAAGGTCAAGGAAGAAAGGATTGAGTACTACCTGAAACTGGTCAATCTTGAAACTCATGCAGAACGTCTTACAGGCGGCTTTTCAGGCGGCATGAAGCAGCGCCTTTCCGTGATCAGTGCAGTGATACACGACCCGCAGATAATCTTCTGGGACGAGCCGACCACAGGGCTTGACCCGCAGACAAGACAAGCTATCTGGAAACTTGCCCGGAAATTCAATAAGGAAGGAAAAACTCTTATTTTCACTACACATTATATGGACGAGGCAGATAAACTCTGCGACAGGGTCGCGATAATGAATGCAGGTAAACTGATGGCTTTAGATACGCCTGAGAATCTTAAGAAGGCTTCAAATAGCACGAGTCTTGAAGAAGTTTTCATTCATCTGACAGGCGAGGAGATACGTGATTGA
- a CDS encoding ABC transporter permease, giving the protein MIELDLKKEIRKSWIIMIKEFRQILRKKAFMIPMFMFPIVMIVFFGYGMGGTIKNADILVINDDIGTASSSLVQEIGSFIPKYGDPRMFSITYTKDMSQSEAERKIDGGLYKAVLIIPPDYSERVAKNENVTLTLLTDSSDTTSSGIIINFMKQLFAGTSGSLVSLNIPDIYGKLEYIDFLTPAVIALTVFFGTIQTMGYAIAGERQDGTLVRIMMTPVSRGAIILGKTLHQLVLQLARAVVLILGAIVLLGVTMNGSWLLVALVLIIFTFGAVGLGMAISAISEDMISFQAISMLVAFPSMFATGVFYPLGSAPDWMRWIAYMVPLTYANDAMRTIMIKGQGLAFIANDLIILIFFAILYFALGVYLFRREA; this is encoded by the coding sequence GTGATTGAATTGGATTTAAAAAAGGAAATCAGGAAATCCTGGATAATTATGATAAAGGAGTTCAGGCAGATCCTCAGGAAAAAAGCATTCATGATCCCGATGTTCATGTTCCCGATAGTCATGATCGTCTTTTTCGGCTATGGCATGGGCGGCACAATCAAAAATGCCGACATTCTCGTTATCAATGATGACATAGGTACAGCTTCAAGTTCCCTTGTCCAGGAAATCGGAAGCTTCATCCCCAAATACGGGGATCCCAGAATGTTCTCCATAACCTATACGAAGGATATGTCCCAATCCGAGGCTGAGAGAAAAATAGACGGTGGGTTGTATAAAGCCGTCCTCATAATTCCGCCGGATTATAGTGAACGCGTTGCAAAAAATGAGAACGTGACCCTGACACTGCTGACCGATTCCTCAGACACCACATCAAGCGGCATAATCATTAATTTCATGAAACAGTTATTTGCAGGAACGTCAGGTTCGCTTGTTTCGTTGAATATTCCTGATATTTACGGAAAGCTGGAGTACATCGACTTTCTCACACCTGCTGTTATTGCACTTACAGTATTTTTCGGCACAATTCAGACCATGGGTTATGCGATAGCAGGAGAGCGGCAGGACGGCACTTTGGTTCGTATTATGATGACACCAGTGAGCCGGGGTGCAATTATTCTCGGCAAAACTCTGCATCAGCTTGTATTGCAGCTTGCCAGGGCTGTGGTACTGATACTCGGCGCAATTGTTCTCCTCGGCGTCACTATGAATGGAAGTTGGCTCCTCGTGGCTCTGGTGCTTATCATTTTCACTTTTGGCGCGGTAGGTCTTGGAATGGCTATATCTGCCATATCAGAGGACATGATCTCTTTTCAGGCGATAAGCATGTTAGTCGCATTTCCTTCCATGTTTGCCACAGGCGTTTTCTATCCTTTGGGCTCAGCTCCCGACTGGATGCGCTGGATAGCGTATATGGTGCCTCTCACGTATGCTAACGATGCAATGCGTACCATTATGATCAAGGGTCAGGGTCTAGCTTTTATAGCCAATGATTTGATTATACTTATTTTCTTTGCGATTCTTTATTTTGCATTAGGTGTCTATCTTTTCAGGAGGGAAGCATAA
- a CDS encoding glycosyltransferase family 2 protein, with product MTLLDALLVVYIAILFTLFIYGNNCFVLAYLYTRKRTEKKPNFSFCPTVTVQLPVYNELYVVERLIRKVAALNYPRENLEIQVLDDSTDETTDIIQRCVREFRDQGLNIYCLHRTKRDGYKAGALKEGLKGAHGEFIAVFDADFLPDSDFLIKCIPHFSAPQVGMVQTRWGHINENYSLLTKVIAIGIDGHFQIEQNSRYSSGLFLNFNGTAGIWRRQCIEDAGGWQDDTLTEDLDLSYRAQLRGWKLVFLGDVVSPAEVPVQINAFKRQQFRWAKGSIQCSRKLLPRVLSSDVSIFKKFQALVHLTYYAVHPLMVMLLLLILPLILLASEHLSTLYYFNFLAIGTFGPLTMYALSQRELYKGWKTRMKYLPVLTFLGTGISVNNTKAVIEGLFNRKGTFQRTPKFGIETDTDEWEGKKYKLSFPMITVIEAGLGAYALVALYFSLRAGSYFLVPFLALYVIGYFYVSGLTIMHSIPRSLMPKLAVAGILIVAAAAGGGFFYILASLLVQ from the coding sequence ATGACCCTCCTCGATGCGCTGCTTGTGGTTTACATCGCCATCTTATTTACTCTTTTCATTTATGGGAATAATTGTTTCGTGCTAGCCTACCTGTACACTCGGAAAAGAACCGAGAAAAAACCAAATTTTTCTTTCTGCCCAACAGTCACTGTCCAGCTTCCTGTTTATAATGAACTCTATGTTGTGGAGCGCCTGATCAGAAAAGTTGCCGCGTTAAATTACCCGAGAGAGAATCTTGAGATACAAGTGCTGGACGACTCCACGGATGAAACCACAGACATTATACAACGATGCGTCCGTGAGTTTCGGGATCAGGGGCTGAATATTTACTGTCTCCATAGAACAAAAAGAGATGGATACAAGGCTGGGGCGCTTAAGGAAGGTTTGAAAGGCGCACACGGCGAATTCATCGCGGTTTTCGACGCAGACTTTTTGCCCGATAGTGATTTTCTCATTAAGTGTATCCCACATTTTTCAGCCCCCCAGGTTGGAATGGTACAGACCCGCTGGGGACACATAAATGAGAATTACTCCCTTCTCACAAAAGTGATAGCCATTGGAATAGACGGACATTTCCAGATAGAGCAGAACTCAAGGTACAGTTCAGGGCTTTTTTTGAACTTTAATGGGACAGCAGGAATATGGAGGCGGCAATGCATCGAAGATGCAGGAGGATGGCAAGATGATACTCTCACCGAAGACCTGGACTTAAGCTACAGGGCGCAGCTTCGGGGATGGAAGCTTGTCTTTCTGGGAGATGTGGTATCTCCTGCTGAGGTGCCTGTGCAGATAAACGCATTCAAACGCCAGCAGTTCAGATGGGCCAAGGGTTCAATACAATGTTCGAGGAAATTATTGCCCAGAGTATTGTCTTCCGATGTCTCTATCTTTAAGAAGTTCCAGGCGCTTGTGCACCTCACCTACTATGCTGTCCATCCCTTGATGGTAATGCTCTTGCTCCTGATTCTGCCTCTCATTTTGCTTGCAAGTGAACACCTCTCCACCCTTTATTATTTTAACTTTTTAGCAATCGGGACATTTGGGCCGTTGACCATGTATGCTCTCTCCCAGAGGGAGTTGTACAAAGGATGGAAGACCCGTATGAAATATCTTCCAGTTCTGACCTTCCTAGGGACGGGAATCTCGGTCAATAACACAAAAGCGGTGATTGAAGGACTGTTTAACAGGAAGGGTACGTTCCAGCGCACACCAAAATTTGGAATCGAGACGGATACGGATGAGTGGGAAGGAAAAAAATACAAGCTCAGTTTTCCGATGATCACGGTCATAGAGGCTGGCCTGGGTGCTTATGCCCTTGTCGCTCTTTACTTTTCACTTAGAGCGGGAAGCTATTTTTTGGTACCGTTCCTTGCCCTCTACGTCATCGGTTATTTCTATGTTTCAGGGCTTACTATCATGCATTCTATCCCCCGCTCCCTAATGCCGAAGCTGGCTGTTGCAGGCATTCTTATTGTTGCGGCGGCAGCCGGCGGAGGTTTTTTTTATATCTTGGCATCTTTATTGGTGCAATAA
- a CDS encoding molybdopterin-dependent oxidoreductase, which yields MEEVPSFDPVIWKLTIDGLVSKPLTISYDELRSLKVKNRLLNFIAPAIIWNAGH from the coding sequence ATCGAGGAGGTACCTTCGTTTGATCCCGTTATCTGGAAGCTTACAATCGATGGGCTTGTGAGCAAACCGCTCACCATCAGCTACGATGAACTCCGAAGCTTGAAAGTGAAGAACAGGTTACTGAATTTCATTGCACCAGCTATTATATGGAATGCAGGACATTGA
- a CDS encoding radical SAM protein, whose product MKSAVTLVYPYILPDGDNSIFRFPPLGLGYIAAYLKANDVGAEIIDCTFLSQGKALERIRNAGSKIIGIYSMFSMTEKAKDLARLVRDDCELLVAGGPQPTLNPTEFLRYFDVVVIGEGEQTMLELQRAVEGKGDLSGIRGIAYRDGSCIKYTEKRKPVTELDDIPMPSRELFDNNGYKEHYKKKFGYTITSLMTSRGCPFKCDFCSQPVFGNTFRARSAKNIVDEMQSIIALGYDRIWFADDCLTLNRGRILEICREITERGMEIEWECLSRVDTVDREVVENMKRAGCVSIFFGIESGNDSVLELMNKSITTAKAREAIHAVKQANIRAGAFFIIGYPGESDETVLDTVRFATSLPLDYLSFTLPYPIPGTPLYERVKDDVILAGWEEHASKSMLRHKLLFRSRFSETKLKFAIVKAMAQHKLRRQFGERVEIIVKPLGFITDVVFRLMR is encoded by the coding sequence ATGAAAAGTGCAGTAACACTTGTCTATCCTTATATTCTACCTGACGGCGATAATTCGATATTCAGGTTTCCTCCGCTCGGGCTGGGATATATAGCAGCGTACCTCAAAGCGAATGATGTCGGTGCGGAAATCATAGATTGCACCTTCCTCAGTCAGGGAAAAGCACTGGAACGGATCAGGAATGCGGGTTCCAAAATAATTGGCATCTATTCGATGTTTTCAATGACCGAAAAGGCCAAAGATTTAGCAAGGCTTGTGAGAGACGATTGCGAGTTACTTGTGGCAGGGGGACCCCAACCCACGCTGAATCCGACAGAGTTCCTCAGATATTTCGATGTTGTTGTGATTGGAGAGGGAGAGCAAACCATGCTTGAGCTCCAGAGAGCAGTTGAAGGAAAAGGAGACCTGTCTGGAATAAGGGGTATAGCCTATCGGGATGGGAGCTGCATAAAATATACAGAAAAGAGAAAACCTGTTACTGAGCTGGATGACATTCCAATGCCCAGCAGGGAACTTTTTGACAACAACGGATATAAAGAGCATTATAAAAAAAAGTTCGGCTACACCATCACATCTCTGATGACCTCAAGGGGGTGCCCATTCAAATGCGACTTCTGCAGCCAGCCTGTATTCGGAAATACGTTCAGGGCAAGGTCGGCGAAGAATATCGTGGACGAGATGCAGAGCATCATTGCGCTCGGATATGATAGGATCTGGTTTGCTGACGACTGCCTGACCCTGAACCGCGGCAGGATACTCGAGATTTGCAGAGAGATAACTGAGAGGGGCATGGAAATCGAGTGGGAATGCCTGTCAAGAGTTGATACAGTGGACAGGGAAGTGGTTGAGAACATGAAGCGGGCTGGATGCGTAAGCATCTTCTTCGGTATAGAATCGGGAAACGATTCAGTTCTTGAACTTATGAATAAGAGCATAACAACTGCGAAGGCGCGAGAAGCCATACATGCTGTCAAGCAGGCGAATATCAGAGCAGGAGCATTCTTCATCATAGGCTATCCGGGCGAGAGCGATGAAACCGTACTTGATACTGTGAGGTTTGCCACATCGCTGCCGCTGGATTATCTGTCGTTTACACTACCCTATCCCATTCCAGGAACACCTCTGTACGAAAGGGTCAAGGACGATGTTATTTTAGCAGGCTGGGAAGAGCATGCGAGCAAGAGTATGCTAAGGCACAAATTGTTGTTCAGGTCGCGGTTTTCCGAGACCAAGCTGAAGTTCGCGATAGTTAAGGCTATGGCGCAGCACAAGCTGAGGAGACAATTTGGCGAGAGAGTCGAAATAATAGTAAAACCACTGGGGTTCATAACAGATGTTGTATTCAGGCTGATGCGTTAA
- a CDS encoding DUF4062 domain-containing protein has protein sequence MIQKRKKPQVFISSTINELKDERLIVKESLNQFGFEPAMFEEWGARSSGLRQTYIDEVMNSDLYVGIFDKKYSGPTIEEYETARAHNIDTIIYIKKFNLGRREKKLQSFIESISDPDEGHVLCYFDDIMDLRAKLKNDLSWWIARIVVCKTSNKSKEDRYTELEMKLALDSLIANKIIIVTDDICRLTKDFLNEILENLRIDMDMTKTPFNSVNVKTCLIKAMIISLLKRMKKIDQTVLHFYVNIVSIILSGGSFSDLIADIENKIKDNVGG, from the coding sequence ATGATCCAAAAAAGGAAAAAACCTCAGGTGTTTATAAGTTCAACGATAAATGAACTAAAAGATGAACGGCTTATTGTCAAAGAAAGCTTGAATCAGTTTGGATTTGAGCCTGCAATGTTTGAAGAATGGGGCGCCCGATCATCAGGACTTAGACAAACATATATTGATGAGGTCATGAATTCTGATTTGTACGTTGGAATATTTGACAAAAAATATAGTGGTCCCACCATTGAAGAATATGAAACAGCTAGAGCTCATAATATAGATACAATTATTTATATTAAGAAATTTAATCTAGGCCGAAGAGAAAAGAAATTGCAATCTTTCATAGAGTCGATTTCTGATCCCGATGAAGGACATGTTCTTTGTTATTTTGATGATATTATGGACTTGAGGGCGAAGTTAAAAAATGATTTGTCATGGTGGATTGCAAGAATTGTCGTTTGTAAAACCAGTAATAAATCAAAAGAAGACAGATATACTGAATTGGAGATGAAATTGGCCTTGGATTCGTTGATTGCGAATAAAATTATTATAGTAACAGACGATATATGTAGACTTACTAAAGATTTCCTAAATGAAATTCTTGAAAATTTAAGGATAGATATGGATATGACAAAAACGCCTTTCAATTCTGTAAATGTTAAAACGTGTCTGATTAAAGCTATGATTATTTCATTATTGAAGAGAATGAAGAAAATAGATCAGACAGTTTTACATTTTTATGTTAATATAGTTAGTATTATTCTTAGTGGTGGATCGTTTTCAGATTTAATAGCTGATATAGAAAATAAGATAAAGGATAATGTAGGAGGATAA
- a CDS encoding glycosyltransferase 87 family protein yields MYAETVRHRIVSLLPRDELALLLSLMIQIPLAFFLGHFYDIRISMGTGYLVAGGLNPYEQHYLGGIFNHEIFQGITPGIGYPPPWAIILGLIYLLSYKIVHDLFLYNFAIKLPIIAANIFLAYAVRNMLLHDLKIDRIKARRAWLLMLFNPFILITTSAWGQIDGIVAFLVILSFHYLHRKMTGRSAVLLALAISLKPIALPLLPLPIIYTARGSMKSCAKYLIISLASILVLTVVPFYLLNWNPGPVLRNWDAHETVAGGLSIFGFMEALQGTYHIPDSMYLLGFVWIPAVALGYIFLHPRFNSPEEMTRGACSIILIFLLTRAWVSEPNLDLLIPFLVIVMTLNNISWKVYTFAWSVPLVFAFLNTSIPQLFALIYPQVIGDLSGIDHKIRGVRLMAGYLTVLVWQVTGWYIVIKLNRHLSRSRFNRITSLSES; encoded by the coding sequence GTGTACGCAGAAACCGTTAGGCACAGGATTGTATCATTACTTCCGCGAGATGAATTGGCTTTACTTCTGAGCCTGATGATACAGATTCCCCTCGCCTTTTTCCTGGGTCACTTCTATGACATAAGAATATCAATGGGGACAGGGTATCTTGTTGCCGGGGGGTTGAATCCCTATGAACAGCACTATCTTGGTGGCATTTTCAATCACGAGATATTCCAGGGAATAACCCCAGGCATAGGGTATCCTCCTCCGTGGGCTATAATCCTTGGGCTCATCTATTTGCTTTCCTATAAAATCGTCCATGACCTGTTCCTGTATAACTTCGCGATCAAGCTCCCTATAATAGCGGCAAACATATTCCTTGCCTATGCTGTAAGAAATATGCTGCTGCACGATCTGAAGATCGATCGAATAAAAGCCAGAAGAGCGTGGCTTCTCATGCTATTTAATCCATTTATTCTGATCACCACCTCTGCCTGGGGCCAGATCGACGGGATCGTTGCTTTCCTTGTGATATTATCGTTTCATTACCTGCATCGCAAAATGACCGGCAGGTCTGCTGTCCTGCTTGCGCTTGCTATTTCCCTGAAACCTATTGCCCTGCCCCTGCTTCCCCTTCCGATAATATACACAGCCCGTGGGTCGATGAAAAGTTGCGCAAAATATCTCATAATCTCTCTGGCATCGATTCTTGTTCTAACAGTAGTGCCGTTCTACCTGTTAAACTGGAATCCTGGGCCTGTATTGAGAAATTGGGATGCTCACGAAACGGTTGCAGGAGGTTTATCCATCTTTGGTTTCATGGAAGCCCTGCAGGGTACATACCATATCCCTGATTCCATGTACCTGCTCGGGTTTGTATGGATACCTGCTGTAGCATTAGGCTACATCTTCCTGCATCCGCGGTTCAATTCGCCAGAGGAAATGACACGGGGCGCTTGTAGCATAATCCTGATATTCCTGCTCACTCGCGCCTGGGTTTCAGAGCCCAATCTTGACCTGCTCATACCATTCCTGGTAATTGTGATGACATTGAATAACATATCATGGAAGGTCTATACTTTCGCCTGGTCTGTACCTCTCGTTTTTGCATTCTTAAATACATCTATCCCGCAGCTCTTTGCACTGATATATCCACAGGTTATTGGAGACCTATCGGGTATTGACCATAAGATACGTGGCGTAAGGCTGATGGCAGGTTATCTTACAGTTCTGGTGTGGCAGGTCACGGGCTGGTATATCGTTATCAAATTGAACCGGCACTTATCGAGGAGCAGGTTCAATAGAATCACCTCACTTAGCGAAAGTTGA
- a CDS encoding radical SAM protein, with product MLLIYPYSHSEPGWRKLWLFPPLGLGYLASVLRKSGISVRILDGTFMPPEELIKQAQELSPGVVGIYCMVTMRDNALRIARALKNRPDKPLLVAGGPFPTSEPGKFLDDFDIVVLREGEQTMLELVKTHLAGQGFSGIKGIALRDESGTIRMDLREYEENIDSIPHPARDLFENKKYMRYWEKKFGYTCTPVLTTRGCPYNCDYCARPVFGNRYRERSFQDVVSEIEEVLELGYSRIWFSDDVFTLNKERIMELCDEIKRRRLVFRWDCLCRVDNVNFELFKNMRDAGCARVLFGIESGDNGVLSMLKKRFTVAEAQSAVSAAKKAGIEAGTFFIVGYPGETEETILRTIRFSTHLPSDYLSYTLPYPLPGTALYKRLEDRLTRDEWKMAGHNLLMFRGDFSQVKLRFAINKGMIQHRLRKNGYVRLADGFEAVTDGVFRMLR from the coding sequence GTGCTTCTCATCTATCCATACTCTCACAGCGAGCCGGGATGGAGAAAGCTCTGGCTTTTCCCGCCGCTTGGACTCGGGTACCTGGCTTCCGTTCTCAGGAAGAGCGGGATAAGCGTCAGAATACTCGATGGAACATTCATGCCGCCGGAGGAACTTATAAAACAAGCCCAGGAGCTTTCACCTGGCGTGGTAGGCATATACTGCATGGTCACGATGAGAGATAATGCGCTCAGGATCGCGAGGGCTCTTAAAAATCGTCCGGATAAGCCTCTTCTTGTGGCAGGCGGGCCATTCCCGACATCGGAGCCCGGAAAATTCCTTGATGATTTTGATATCGTGGTTTTAAGAGAGGGAGAGCAAACCATGCTTGAGCTCGTAAAAACGCATCTTGCCGGGCAGGGATTTTCAGGTATAAAGGGTATCGCGCTAAGGGATGAGAGCGGAACAATAAGAATGGACTTGAGGGAGTATGAAGAGAACATCGATTCCATCCCGCATCCTGCCCGTGATCTGTTTGAGAACAAGAAGTACATGAGGTACTGGGAAAAAAAATTTGGGTATACCTGCACGCCTGTCTTAACAACAAGGGGCTGCCCTTACAATTGCGACTACTGCGCACGTCCCGTGTTCGGGAACCGCTACAGGGAGAGGAGTTTCCAGGATGTTGTTAGTGAGATTGAAGAGGTTTTGGAGCTTGGTTACAGCAGGATATGGTTTTCCGATGATGTCTTCACGCTCAATAAAGAAAGGATCATGGAACTCTGCGATGAGATAAAAAGGCGCAGGCTTGTATTCAGATGGGACTGCCTTTGCAGGGTTGACAATGTAAACTTCGAGCTGTTCAAGAATATGCGTGATGCAGGCTGTGCCAGGGTGCTCTTCGGGATAGAATCCGGGGACAACGGGGTTTTAAGTATGCTGAAAAAGAGATTCACTGTCGCGGAAGCGCAAAGTGCAGTTTCTGCGGCAAAGAAGGCAGGGATCGAGGCAGGAACATTTTTCATCGTGGGCTATCCCGGTGAAACCGAAGAAACCATACTCAGGACGATTCGCTTCTCCACGCACCTGCCCTCGGATTACCTGTCTTACACATTACCGTATCCCCTGCCCGGCACAGCACTTTACAAGAGGCTTGAAGACAGGCTTACACGCGATGAGTGGAAGATGGCGGGGCATAATCTTCTCATGTTCAGGGGCGATTTTTCGCAGGTGAAACTGCGGTTTGCGATCAATAAAGGCATGATACAGCACAGGCTCAGGAAAAACGGGTACGTCAGGCTGGCTGATGGATTCGAAGCGGTCACTGATGGCGTGTTCAGAATGCTTCGATAA